Proteins encoded within one genomic window of Bos indicus isolate NIAB-ARS_2022 breed Sahiwal x Tharparkar chromosome 23, NIAB-ARS_B.indTharparkar_mat_pri_1.0, whole genome shotgun sequence:
- the H3C12 gene encoding histone H3.1: MARTKQTARKSTGGKAPRKQLATKAARKSAPATGGVKKPHRYRPGTVALREIRRYQKSTELLIRKLPFQRLVREIAQDFKTDLRFQSSAVMALQEACEAYLVGLFEDTNLCAIHAKRVTIMPKDIQLARRIRGERA; this comes from the coding sequence ATGGCTCGTACAAAGCAGACGGCTCGCAAGTCCACTGGCGGCAAGGCGCCGCGCAAACAGCTCGCCACCAAGGCGGCTCGCAAGAGCGCTCCGGCCACTGGCGGCGTGAAGAAGCCGCACCGCTACCGGCCCGGCACGGTAGCTCTGCGCGAGATTCGCCGTTACCAGAAGTCCACGGAGCTGCTGATCCGCAAGCTGCCTTTCCAGCGGCTGGTACGCGAGATCGCGCAGGACTTCAAGACCGACCTGCGTTTCCAGAGCTCGGCAGTGATGGCGCTGCAGGAGGCGTGCGAGGCCTATCTGGTGGGGCTCTTCGAAGACACCAACCTGTGTGCCATCCACGCCAAGCGCGTCACTATCATGCCCAAGGACATCCAGCTTGCTCGCCGCATCCGCGGGGAGAGGGCATAA
- the LOC109576729 gene encoding LOW QUALITY PROTEIN: putative olfactory receptor 2W6 (The sequence of the model RefSeq protein was modified relative to this genomic sequence to represent the inferred CDS: substituted 1 base at 1 genomic stop codon), translating to MSSSRIHCCYIIIGTQFKEKHIFEKDELFCCAITSSVLSSLRISDPSLLLWDPGLLLSTYLGIDSHFHFGQYNTSTFEGFILVGSSDCPHLELILFVVVLTFYLLTLLGNMTIILLSVVDSRLHTPVYFFLANLSFLDVCFTTGSIPQMLYNLQGADKTISYLGCAIQLYFVLALGGVECVLLAVMAYDRYAAVCKPLHYTVIMHPRLCGQLASVAWLSGFGNSLIMAPXMLMLPRCGHRRVDHFLCEMPALIGMACVDTMTLEALAFALAIFIILAPLILILVSYGYIARAVLRIKSAAGRKKAFNTCSSHLIVVSLFYGTIIYMYLQPANTYSQDQGKFLTLFCTIVTPSVNPLIYTLRNKDVKEAMKKVLGKGEAEVE from the coding sequence atgtcctcaagcaggatacattgttgttatataatcattggtACTCAGTTTAAGGAAAAGCATATCTTTGAGAAAGACGAATTGTTTTGTTGCGCAATCACCAGCTCTGtcctttcctccttgagaatttcagatccctctctcctcctctgggaccctggacttctcttatcaacctacctaggaattgactctcacTTCCATTTCGGACAATACAACACAAGTACTTTTGAAGGCTTCATCCTGGTGGGCTCCTCTGATTGTCCCCACCTAGAGCTGATCCTCTTTGTGGTTGTCCTCACTTTTTATCTGCTGACTCTTCTTGGCAACATGACCATCATCTTGCTTTCAGTTGTGGATTCCCGGCTGCACACACCGGTGTATTTCTTTCTGGCCAACCTCTCATTCCTAGATGTGTGCTTCaccacaggttccatccctcagATGCTCTACAACCTTCAGGGTGCAGATAAGACCATCAGCTATCTGGGCTGTGCCATCCAGCTGTACTTCGTCCTGGCTCTGGGAGGGGTGGAGTGTGTTCTCCTGGCTGTCATGGCATACGACCGCTACGCTGCAGTCTGCAAACCCCTGCACTACACTGTTATCATGCACCCGCGTCTCTGTGGGCAGCTGGCTTCAGTGGCATGGTTGAGTGGCTTTGGCAATTCTCTCATAATGGCACCCTAGATGTTGATGCTACCTCGCTGTGGGCACCGGCGGGTGGACCACTTTCTCTGTGAGATGCCAGCACTAATTGGCATGGCCTGTGTAGATACCATGACCCTTGAGGCACTGGCATTTGCCTTGGCAATCTTTATCATCCTGGCACCACTCATCCTCATCCTCGTCTCTTATGGTTATATTGCACGAGCTGTGCTAAGGATCAAGTCAGCTGCCGGGCGAAAGAAAGCCTTCAACACCTGTAGCTCCCACCTCATTGTTGTCTCTCTCTTCTATGGTACTATTATATACATGTACCTCCAGCCAGCAAACACTTATTCCCAGGACCAGGGCAAGTTCCTTACTCTTTTCTGCACAATAGTCACTCCCAGTGTTAACCCCCTAATCTATACACTGAGAAACAAAGATGTTAAAGAGGCCATGAAGAAGGTACtagggaagggagaggcagaaGTAGAGTAA
- the H2AC17 gene encoding histone H2A type 1 yields the protein MSGRGKQGGKARAKAKTRSSRAGLQFPVGRVHRLLRKGNYAERVGAGAPVYLAAVLEYLTAEILELAGNAARDNKKTRIIPRHLQLAIRNDEELNKLLGKVTIAQGGVLPNIQAVLLPKKTESHHKAKGK from the coding sequence ATGTCTGGACGTGGCAAACAAGGCGGCAAAGCTCGCGCCAAGGCCAAGACCCGCTCCTCGCGGGCCGGGCTCCAGTTCCCCGTAGGCCGAGTGCACCGCCTGCTCCGCAAGGGTAACTACGCTGAGCGGGTCGGGGCCGGGGCCCCGGTGTACCTGGCGGCGGTGCTGGAATACCTGACAGCCGAGATCTTAGAGCTGGCGGGCAACGCGGCCCGGGACAACAAGAAGACCCGCATCATCCCGCGTCACCTGCAGCTGGCCATCCGCAACGACGAGGAGCTCAACAAGCTGCTGGGCAAAGTCACCATCGCTCAGGGTGGTGTCCTGCCCAACATCCAGGCGGTGCTGCTGCCCAAGAAGACTGAGAGCCATCACAAAGCTAAAGGCAAATAA
- the LOC109576645 gene encoding histone H2B type 1-C/E/F/G/I, which produces MPEPAKSAPAPKKGSKKAVTKAQKKDGKKRKRSRKESYSVYVYKVLKQVHPDTGISSKAMGIMNSFVNDIFERIAGEASRLAHYNKRSTITSREIQTAVRLLLPGELAKHAVSEGTKAVTKYTSSK; this is translated from the coding sequence ATGCCTGAGCCAGCTAAGTCCGCTCCTGCCCCGAAGAAGGGCTCCAAGAAGGCAGTGACCAAGGCGCAGAAGAAGGACGGCAAGAAGCGCAAGCGCAGCCGCAAGGAGAGCTACTCCGTGTACGtgtacaaggtgctgaagcaagTCCACCCGGACACCGGCATCTCGTCCAAGGCCATGggcatcatgaactccttcgtcAACGACATCTTCGAGCGCATCGCGGGCGAGGCGTCGCGCCTGGCGCATTACAACAAGCGTTCGACCatcacatccagggagatccagaccgCCGTTCGCCTGCTGTTGCccggggagctggccaagcacgccgTGTCCGAGGGCACCAAGGCTGTCACCAAGTACACCAGCTCCAAGTGA
- the H4C13 gene encoding histone H4: MSGRGKGGKGLGKGGAKRHRKVLRDNIQGITKPAIRRLARRGGVKRISGLIYEETRGVLKVFLENVIRDAVTYTEHAKRKTVTAMDVVYALKRQGRTLYGFGG, encoded by the coding sequence ATGTCTGGTCGTGGCAAGGGCGGTAAGGGCCTCGGGAAAGGGGGTGCTAAGCGCCACCGCAAGGTTCTTCGTGACAACATCCAGGGCATCACCAAGCCCGCCATTCGTCGTCTGGCTCGTCGTGGTGGCGTGAAGCGGATCTCCGGTCTCATCTATGAGGAGACCCGTGGGGTGCTGAAGGTGTTCCTGGAAAATGTGATTCGGGACGCGGTCACATACACCGAGCACGCCAAGCGCAAAACTGTTACCGCCATGGATGTGGTGTACGCGCTCAAGCGCCAGGGACGTACCCTTTACGGCTTCGGCGGTTAA
- the LOC109576620 gene encoding olfactory receptor 2B2-like — protein MNRINESVPPQEFILLGFSDRPRLELPLFVVFLISYILTILGNLAIIIVSRLDSKLHTPMYFFLTNLSLLDLCYTTSTVPQMLVNIRSIRKVISYGGCVAQLFIFLALGSTECLLLAVMSFDRFAAICRPLHYSVIMHQRLCLQLAAMSWVSGFSNSVLQSTLTLQMPLCGHNEVDHFFCEVPALLRLSCVDTTANEAELFFISVLFLLIPVTLILISYAFIVQAVLKIQSVEGRRKAFGTCGSHLIVVSLFYGTAIYMYLQPPSPASKDRGKMVSLFYGIITPMLNPLIYTLRNKDVKGAFKSLIAKIFLIKK, from the coding sequence ATGAATAGGATCAATGAGAGTGTCCCCCCCCAAGAGTTCATCCTCTTAGGTTTCTCAGATCGACCACGGCTGGAGCTTCCACTCTTTGTGGTGTTCCTGATTTCCTATATCTTGACCATCCTGGGCAATCTAGCAATAATTATTGTGTCCCGTCTGGATTCCAAGCTCCATACccccatgtatttttttcttaccaaTCTCTCACTCTTGGACCTTTGCTACACCACAAGTACAGTTCCACAAATGCTGGTAAACATACGCAGCATCAGGAAGGTGATTAGTTATGGCGGCTGTGTGGCacaacttttcattttcctggctTTGGGTTCCACTGAATGTCTCCTCCTGGCTGTCATGTCCTTTGATAGGTTTGCAGCTATTTGTCGGCCTCTCCACTACTCCGTCATCATGCACCAAAGGCTCTGCCTCCAGCTGGCAGCTATGTCCTGGGTTAGTGGCTTTAGCAACTCAGTATTGCAGTCCACCTTGACCCTGCAGATGCCACTCTGTGGCCACAATGAAGTGGATCACTTCTTCTGTGAAGTTCCTGCTCTGCTCAGGTTGTCATGTGTAGACACAACAGCAAATGAAGCTGAACTATTCTTTATCAGTGTGCTATTCCTTCTAATACCTGTGACACTCATTCTGATATCATATGCTTTTATTGTCCAAGCAGTGTTGAAAATACAATCAGTGGAAGGTCGGCGAAAGGCATTTGGAACATGTGGCTCCCATTTGATAGTGGTGTCACTTTTTTATGGCACTGCTATCTATATGTACCTGCAACCACCATCCCCTGCCTCCAAGGATCGGGGAAAGATGGTATCCCTTTTCTATGGAATCATCACACCCATGTTGAACCCCCTTATATACACACTTAGGAACAAAGATGTAAAGGGCGCATTTAAGAGTCTGATTGCAAAGATTTTCTTAatcaagaaatag